A genomic region of Methanothermobacter thermautotrophicus str. Delta H contains the following coding sequences:
- a CDS encoding cobaltochelatase subunit CobN translates to MIRKRSVTLLITVVFVFMLQGSSMAAEIDGGEGGTPFNITDSEGRFAFENVTGDSHVVWVDGRTLPERHRFDDMLRVTVSASSNASARSGKMILEASLSDSKITGRLYADLNDNTIFDDGDEPLAGVSIFDPPEIRFLIISWPTEAGQLIQPVKNIMQKHPEITIKVRNTDQTRMNLTETEQLIEWADIVYISNVQTTNGPSGPVPDLLMSMKSQGKLNGKVIAAYPNPYHCFPVTRLTNINNTRFVDANGTELTDSQLQAIFDSVSRAVPPKTPLMVLRELQQQYPAMASYLKFQEYKTSDTASPENREQGLMYLLALAFPGRGYNFTEPVIVPKYALYRNGRLYYNFTDYEQFLTPGRPTVGITSWMALTWERGDLLMLDRLISEMESRGINVIATIAQGNPVDGTPVINAMRSYFFDSQNRTRIQGLITLQSFKIGGATAAIAERMIMDNNILVFRSLVVSDSEETWYISDSGMDFTSITSQIVLPEFQGQILTMVTASTRKTIDTVTGLEVECYQPIDERVETFADRVYSWLRLRFLSNADKKVALIYYNYPPGKQNLAGASYLDGPSSILEILGLLQENNYTVRGAPSCVDDLLTEMMARGLNIANWAPGELERLANSTILWDVERYMEWYSRLPELARREIEEGPFGYIEALFRYSTENPKLLETLDRWQSSLITTIDDMQISNGSEAKNQVNRAYNALKNIYSGLNQWDVFYSAKSAFLALRVPGLCGWGAPPGNIMTVERNGKRYLVIPGMFYGNVFVGPQPQRGWEGDVDKLYHSQIVPPHHQYLAFYAYLQTEFGADAMIHLGRHGTYEWLPRKESALSGADYPDICLGGIPSIYIYIMDGVGEVIHAKRRGLAVSISHLTPPLEATEIYGDIASLKTLIDQYHAAPGNRSEEIRLIREKAVQLHLDTIIDLNLDPDELVDRIDDYIRELEGTMMPLGLYVFGRDLNQTQLTIMVKSMASVPRISAGNNTFLSVTQALSGINRTVEDLILEFYSGKSLQTLMAELQAVLGRNLTATEITALNMTLNDVLNIKGSGARERQMLLQALAGGYIPPIAGGDPIRNPAAVPTGGNLYGEDPSLLPTQAAWIRGSMLADEALRAYNATPEQLGVVIWATETQNDKGATVAFILRLMGLEPIYGFGGSVMGVRATPLTVLNRSRVDVLMTTSGIFRETFPLLGVLLDRASRVALAASFNTLMAAINQESAENRTMLLAALNASVSSIQKAGLFIPGSDPLDRNPIARHWLYDVKELIKLGMKPEDAGIAAISRLFGPSLGNYGTRLPEAVQQDWTWEERTELGRLYIDSMKYALSEDGWGVSLEEVLTMRLRDVEGVYHSRSTNLYGVVDVDHNFEFLGGFRLAVEAAGGRVPGMYIINQVNPSNARIETLNQFLYRELQSRYYNPRWIQAMMQSGYAGAREISNNFVANLWGWNVMSPETISDWMWEETVDIYIRDRYGLGVKDWLSQGRNSYAMISMTGTMLTAIHRGYWNPDDATKRLIATTWAQAIAENGVACCDCSCGNIAMMEWAMQYLNPDLLSRVREKLYAATKSSAFAPSSDGGSTPTAPSNPGQPQAPGTSADNGEPHHEESQDSDVSTSAPGVEAATHSSAGENQGKAYEVSSASGSANPETGLPVYAIVGIVAIVGLLGLGYFFGPGRTD, encoded by the coding sequence ATGATTAGAAAACGAAGTGTTACTCTACTGATAACAGTGGTTTTCGTTTTCATGCTACAGGGATCAAGCATGGCTGCAGAGATTGATGGAGGTGAAGGAGGAACCCCATTCAACATCACAGACAGCGAGGGGAGATTCGCATTTGAAAATGTGACTGGCGACAGTCATGTTGTCTGGGTTGATGGCCGGACACTACCTGAAAGGCACAGATTCGATGACATGCTCAGGGTAACAGTGTCAGCATCATCAAATGCATCTGCAAGAAGCGGAAAAATGATTCTTGAAGCATCCCTCAGTGATTCGAAGATAACAGGGAGGCTCTATGCAGATTTAAACGACAACACCATCTTTGATGATGGAGACGAGCCACTGGCCGGTGTCAGTATCTTTGATCCGCCGGAGATACGGTTTTTAATAATATCCTGGCCAACAGAGGCAGGGCAGCTCATCCAGCCAGTGAAAAACATAATGCAGAAGCACCCTGAGATAACCATAAAGGTGAGAAACACTGACCAGACGAGGATGAACCTCACAGAGACAGAACAGCTCATAGAATGGGCTGATATAGTCTACATAAGCAACGTACAGACAACAAACGGTCCAAGCGGTCCTGTACCTGACCTGCTGATGTCAATGAAGAGTCAGGGAAAACTTAATGGTAAGGTGATAGCGGCCTACCCCAATCCATATCACTGTTTTCCGGTTACAAGGCTCACAAACATAAACAATACGAGGTTCGTTGATGCCAATGGCACGGAACTAACAGACAGTCAGCTCCAGGCAATCTTTGATTCAGTTTCAAGGGCAGTGCCACCAAAGACACCGCTAATGGTGCTGAGGGAGCTGCAGCAGCAGTACCCTGCAATGGCATCCTACCTTAAATTCCAGGAATACAAGACATCAGACACAGCATCACCTGAGAACAGGGAGCAGGGTCTCATGTACCTCCTGGCACTGGCATTCCCTGGAAGAGGCTACAACTTCACAGAACCGGTAATAGTTCCGAAGTATGCCCTCTACCGCAACGGCAGACTTTACTACAACTTCACAGACTATGAGCAGTTCTTAACGCCTGGAAGACCCACGGTGGGTATAACCTCATGGATGGCACTCACATGGGAGCGCGGTGACCTCCTCATGCTCGACAGACTCATCAGTGAAATGGAGTCAAGGGGCATAAATGTCATAGCAACTATAGCTCAGGGTAACCCTGTTGACGGAACACCGGTCATAAATGCAATGAGGAGCTACTTCTTTGACTCTCAAAACAGGACAAGGATTCAGGGGCTCATAACGCTCCAGTCATTTAAGATTGGAGGCGCCACCGCTGCAATCGCTGAAAGGATGATTATGGACAACAATATACTGGTCTTCAGATCACTTGTGGTCTCCGACAGTGAGGAAACATGGTACATCTCAGATTCAGGGATGGACTTTACAAGCATAACAAGCCAGATCGTGCTCCCGGAGTTCCAGGGCCAGATACTCACAATGGTAACAGCATCGACCCGTAAGACCATAGATACCGTAACCGGTCTGGAGGTTGAATGCTATCAGCCCATTGATGAGCGCGTAGAAACCTTTGCAGACAGGGTATACTCCTGGCTGAGGTTAAGGTTCCTCTCAAATGCAGATAAGAAGGTTGCCCTAATCTACTACAACTATCCACCAGGGAAGCAGAACCTTGCAGGTGCAAGTTACCTGGATGGTCCCTCATCAATACTTGAGATACTGGGCCTTCTGCAGGAAAACAACTACACCGTCAGAGGAGCACCTTCATGTGTTGATGATCTCCTCACAGAGATGATGGCGAGGGGACTCAACATTGCAAACTGGGCTCCCGGTGAACTTGAGAGGCTTGCAAATTCAACCATACTATGGGACGTAGAGAGGTACATGGAATGGTACAGCAGACTACCTGAGCTTGCAAGGAGAGAAATCGAGGAGGGACCCTTCGGCTACATCGAAGCACTCTTCAGGTACTCCACTGAAAACCCGAAACTCCTCGAAACACTGGACAGGTGGCAGAGTTCACTGATAACAACGATAGATGACATGCAGATCAGCAACGGATCAGAGGCAAAGAACCAGGTTAACAGGGCCTACAATGCCCTCAAGAATATTTACAGTGGACTGAATCAGTGGGATGTTTTCTACAGTGCAAAATCAGCATTCCTGGCCCTCAGGGTCCCGGGACTCTGTGGATGGGGAGCACCACCAGGAAACATAATGACGGTTGAGAGGAACGGTAAGAGGTACCTTGTTATACCTGGCATGTTCTATGGAAACGTCTTTGTGGGTCCTCAGCCACAGCGAGGATGGGAAGGCGACGTGGATAAACTCTACCACAGCCAGATAGTGCCACCCCACCACCAGTACCTTGCCTTCTATGCATACCTTCAGACAGAGTTCGGCGCAGATGCAATGATACACCTCGGACGGCATGGCACCTATGAGTGGCTCCCAAGGAAGGAATCAGCACTATCCGGTGCAGATTACCCTGACATATGCCTTGGAGGCATTCCAAGCATCTACATCTACATCATGGATGGTGTCGGGGAGGTCATACACGCCAAGAGAAGGGGTCTTGCTGTGAGCATAAGCCACCTGACACCACCACTCGAGGCAACAGAAATCTACGGGGACATTGCCTCACTCAAGACGCTCATAGACCAGTACCATGCAGCTCCAGGCAACAGGTCAGAGGAGATAAGGCTCATAAGGGAGAAGGCAGTCCAGCTCCACCTTGATACCATCATTGACCTCAACCTTGACCCGGATGAACTGGTTGATAGAATCGACGACTACATAAGGGAACTTGAGGGCACAATGATGCCACTTGGTCTCTACGTATTTGGAAGGGACCTGAACCAGACACAGCTTACCATCATGGTAAAATCAATGGCCAGTGTTCCAAGGATAAGCGCCGGTAACAACACCTTCCTCTCGGTGACACAGGCACTCTCAGGAATAAACAGGACCGTGGAAGATCTTATACTAGAATTTTACAGTGGAAAGTCACTTCAGACCCTCATGGCGGAGCTCCAGGCAGTTCTCGGAAGAAACCTCACAGCAACAGAGATAACAGCCCTGAATATGACCCTCAATGATGTCCTGAACATCAAGGGCTCAGGGGCAAGGGAGAGGCAGATGCTCCTTCAGGCCCTTGCAGGTGGCTACATACCACCCATAGCTGGGGGAGACCCAATCAGGAACCCAGCAGCGGTTCCAACGGGAGGAAACCTCTACGGTGAGGATCCTTCACTTCTTCCAACACAGGCCGCATGGATAAGGGGCTCCATGCTTGCTGATGAGGCGCTCAGAGCATACAATGCAACACCCGAACAGCTCGGTGTTGTCATATGGGCGACTGAGACACAGAACGATAAGGGTGCTACGGTTGCCTTCATCCTGAGGCTCATGGGACTCGAACCAATCTATGGCTTCGGAGGTTCAGTCATGGGTGTGAGGGCAACACCACTGACAGTCCTCAACAGGTCAAGGGTCGATGTCCTCATGACCACATCAGGGATATTCAGGGAAACCTTCCCGCTGCTGGGAGTCCTCCTGGACAGGGCATCAAGGGTGGCGCTGGCAGCATCATTCAATACCCTGATGGCTGCCATAAACCAGGAATCAGCAGAGAACAGGACCATGCTCCTCGCAGCACTCAACGCCTCGGTCTCAAGTATACAGAAGGCAGGTTTGTTCATACCGGGAAGTGATCCCCTTGACAGGAACCCCATTGCAAGGCACTGGCTATATGATGTTAAGGAGCTCATTAAACTCGGCATGAAACCAGAGGATGCAGGAATTGCAGCCATATCCAGGCTCTTTGGGCCATCACTGGGTAACTACGGTACAAGGCTTCCTGAGGCAGTCCAGCAGGACTGGACCTGGGAGGAAAGGACAGAGCTTGGAAGACTGTACATTGACAGCATGAAGTATGCCCTCAGTGAGGATGGCTGGGGAGTGAGCCTTGAGGAGGTCCTCACTATGAGACTCAGGGACGTTGAGGGTGTGTACCACTCAAGATCAACCAACCTCTACGGGGTCGTGGACGTGGACCATAACTTTGAGTTCCTGGGTGGCTTCAGGCTTGCAGTTGAGGCGGCAGGCGGCAGGGTCCCTGGTATGTACATAATAAACCAGGTGAATCCCTCAAATGCCAGAATAGAGACACTGAACCAGTTCCTCTACAGGGAGCTCCAGTCACGCTACTACAACCCAAGATGGATACAGGCAATGATGCAGAGTGGATACGCAGGTGCAAGGGAGATCTCAAACAACTTCGTGGCCAACCTCTGGGGCTGGAATGTAATGAGCCCCGAGACAATCTCGGACTGGATGTGGGAGGAGACAGTGGACATATACATAAGGGATAGATATGGACTTGGAGTTAAGGACTGGTTATCCCAGGGTAGGAACAGCTATGCAATGATAAGCATGACAGGGACGATGCTCACAGCGATACACCGAGGATACTGGAACCCCGATGATGCCACAAAGCGTCTCATAGCCACCACGTGGGCCCAGGCAATAGCAGAGAATGGTGTGGCATGCTGTGACTGCAGTTGCGGCAACATCGCCATGATGGAATGGGCCATGCAGTACCTGAACCCGGACCTTCTCTCAAGGGTCAGGGAGAAGCTTTACGCTGCCACAAAGAGCTCAGCATTCGCACCATCCTCCGATGGAGGATCCACACCCACAGCACCATCAAATCCAGGACAGCCACAGGCACCGGGTACATCAGCAGACAACGGGGAGCCACATCACGAGGAATCACAGGATTCAGATGTTTCAACATCAGCACCTGGAGTGGAGGCAGCAACTCATTCCTCAGCGGGCGAAAACCAGGGTAAGGCCTATGAGGTCAGCAGCGCCTCAGGTTCAGCTAACCCGGAGACCGGGCTACCTGTCTATGCCATAGTTGGTATAGTGGCGATAGTGGGCCTTCTAGGTCTGGGGTACTTCTTTGGACCTGGAAGAACAGATTAA
- a CDS encoding endonuclease/exonuclease/phosphatase family protein — translation MELKVLTWNLNRASYRRRKLWSYMGELEFDAGFFQEVYMIPNEVRWNYHTFRGEMNTLLLHKDLMLDSMKRNYLEISDNHCIEDFYVSCRIEIGGNSLSLFSIYNYIGPADSDFSEFLDLLYNYIEEGEDLIIIGGDFNINKNFSPSLRRLALLAEEMTGRLSELGFRDVLREEEDPFTFMTPNGGKYQIDYLFVPEGVKILDVWHPPAGEIIETRPRLSDHIPLMVTLEI, via the coding sequence ATGGAACTTAAGGTTCTGACATGGAACCTGAACCGGGCATCCTACAGGCGGAGGAAACTCTGGAGTTATATGGGGGAACTGGAATTTGATGCAGGATTTTTCCAGGAGGTCTACATGATACCCAATGAGGTAAGGTGGAATTACCATACCTTCCGCGGGGAGATGAACACATTACTTCTTCATAAGGATCTCATGCTGGATTCCATGAAAAGGAACTACCTTGAAATCTCAGACAACCACTGTATAGAAGATTTTTATGTTTCCTGCAGAATAGAAATCGGAGGAAATAGTCTTTCCCTCTTTAGCATATACAATTACATTGGGCCAGCAGATAGTGACTTTTCTGAGTTCCTTGACCTCCTCTATAACTACATTGAGGAGGGAGAGGACCTGATCATAATTGGCGGTGATTTCAACATCAATAAAAACTTCAGCCCATCCCTGAGGAGGTTAGCACTCCTTGCTGAGGAGATGACCGGAAGACTCTCTGAACTTGGATTCAGGGATGTTCTCAGGGAGGAGGAAGATCCATTCACATTCATGACACCTAACGGGGGGAAATACCAGATTGATTACCTCTTTGTCCCGGAAGGAGTGAAGATCCTTGACGTCTGGCACCCCCCGGCAGGTGAAATCATAGAGACCAGGCCAAGGTTATCTGATCATATACCCCTCATGGTAACGCTGGAGATCTAG
- a CDS encoding MarR family transcriptional regulator produces MKDMQAIRDEHRETRESMERYILVALFLIEQRWSYIVSREFREDGITAKQWLFMVILGNVFERPPSMQEMADAMSSTHQNVKQLAVRLEDKGLLRIKQDPENRRMLRLEPTGRFHEFWAGRDERDAATLKSLFDSLDDEEVKILFNVFSKLEEASKQRYMEYRAR; encoded by the coding sequence ATGAAGGATATGCAGGCAATACGGGATGAACACCGGGAGACAAGGGAGTCCATGGAGAGGTACATACTGGTAGCCCTCTTCCTCATCGAGCAGCGCTGGAGCTACATAGTGAGCCGCGAGTTCCGCGAAGATGGCATAACAGCAAAGCAGTGGCTCTTCATGGTGATCCTTGGAAACGTCTTTGAAAGGCCCCCCTCAATGCAGGAGATGGCTGATGCCATGAGCAGCACCCACCAGAACGTCAAGCAACTTGCAGTTCGCCTTGAGGATAAGGGACTCCTGAGAATAAAACAGGACCCTGAAAACAGGAGGATGCTGCGCCTCGAGCCAACAGGGAGGTTCCATGAGTTCTGGGCTGGCAGAGATGAGAGAGACGCCGCCACCCTGAAATCCCTCTTCGATTCACTTGACGATGAAGAGGTCAAAATCCTGTTTAACGTATTTTCAAAGCTTGAGGAAGCCTCAAAGCAGCGCTATATGGAATACCGTGCGAGATGA
- a CDS encoding DUF6544 family protein produces the protein MEVREELRKVHNLNERELPGLLAGYLESSGLPHDPQNLLIRWADSKIRRGPRWMNVDMTQINTPAPFRSVYIKGRFLGIPLEGLDTYSGGHGEMTIRALKFLKVAEERGDPMDVSALVTLLSEAPFLPSLFLAECTEWSQLDDERVEGRIRDHGITASGLFTFDEHGRFLKFYTEDRYCAEFNMEQHPWSVEVLSYRDTGGFIYPTECTATWHLPEGDLKYFHGRIGDARFNIRTL, from the coding sequence ATGGAAGTTAGAGAAGAACTCAGAAAGGTTCATAATCTGAATGAGAGGGAACTGCCAGGGTTACTTGCAGGATACCTTGAATCCTCCGGTCTCCCCCATGACCCTCAAAACCTCCTGATCAGGTGGGCTGACTCAAAAATAAGGAGAGGACCCCGCTGGATGAATGTGGACATGACCCAGATCAACACTCCAGCACCCTTCAGGAGCGTTTACATAAAGGGCCGTTTTTTAGGAATACCCCTTGAGGGCCTTGACACGTATTCCGGAGGCCATGGAGAAATGACCATCAGGGCCCTGAAATTTCTGAAGGTCGCAGAGGAGCGTGGAGATCCTATGGACGTGTCGGCCCTTGTAACTCTACTCTCAGAGGCCCCATTTCTACCGTCCCTCTTCCTTGCAGAGTGTACGGAATGGTCACAGCTGGATGATGAAAGGGTTGAGGGTAGAATCAGGGACCATGGCATCACTGCCAGTGGTCTGTTCACCTTCGATGAGCATGGAAGGTTCCTGAAATTCTATACAGAGGACAGGTACTGTGCAGAGTTCAACATGGAGCAGCACCCCTGGAGTGTTGAGGTGCTATCATACAGGGATACCGGGGGTTTTATCTATCCCACGGAGTGCACCGCAACATGGCACCTACCGGAGGGTGACCTGAAGTACTTCCATGGAAGGATCGGAGACGCAAGGTTCAACATAAGGACGCTTTAA
- a CDS encoding nitroreductase family protein, with protein MKELYPFIFRRKSTRKYRGPASEDELREIEDRLEKIEPLLEDFDTEFMLLERDDVRTRMQRPAPHYIAAFSDGYVGKVNVGFMLQQMDLRISGMGLGSCWQGIPKPRGHVKSELDFVILLAFGAAAEPVHREHSEFRRKPLSKITDIEGLDDVLEAVRLAPSAVNNQPWYFTGGNGKIHAYCQVQSPLKRRLVGRWNPIDMGIALAHLRISLEYHGYRSEFRILDGVDELKNYTYTGTFIYGE; from the coding sequence ATGAAAGAACTCTATCCATTCATTTTCAGAAGAAAGTCCACTAGAAAGTACAGGGGCCCCGCATCAGAGGATGAACTCAGGGAAATTGAGGACCGCCTTGAGAAAATTGAACCCCTCCTGGAGGATTTTGATACCGAATTCATGCTCCTGGAGAGGGATGATGTGAGGACCCGGATGCAGCGGCCGGCCCCCCACTATATAGCAGCCTTCTCAGATGGCTATGTGGGGAAGGTGAATGTGGGATTCATGCTCCAGCAGATGGACCTCAGAATCTCAGGCATGGGCCTCGGGAGCTGCTGGCAGGGGATCCCGAAGCCAAGGGGTCATGTGAAGTCTGAACTTGATTTTGTCATACTCCTGGCCTTTGGTGCTGCAGCTGAACCCGTCCACAGGGAGCACTCCGAGTTCAGGAGGAAGCCCCTCAGTAAGATAACGGACATAGAGGGGCTGGATGATGTCCTCGAGGCTGTGAGACTTGCACCCTCAGCTGTTAACAACCAGCCATGGTACTTCACCGGTGGAAATGGAAAGATCCATGCCTACTGCCAGGTGCAGAGCCCCCTCAAGAGGCGCCTTGTGGGGAGGTGGAACCCCATAGATATGGGGATAGCCCTTGCACACCTCAGGATCTCACTTGAATACCACGGGTACCGGTCTGAATTCAGAATCCTTGACGGGGTGGATGAGCTTAAAAACTACACCTACACCGGTACATTCATCTATGGGGAGTGA
- a CDS encoding carboxymuconolactone decarboxylase family protein, whose product MKTGADRFLEELPEVAESFKNFREAVRSEGKLTEREKLLISVACSVAVRCDACTRRHAEEALEAGITEGELAEAAAVAALIRAGSAMNTASAIFRD is encoded by the coding sequence ATGAAGACAGGAGCAGACAGATTTCTTGAGGAACTACCTGAAGTTGCGGAATCATTCAAAAACTTCAGGGAAGCAGTTAGATCTGAGGGTAAACTCACGGAGAGGGAGAAACTTCTCATATCAGTGGCATGTTCGGTTGCAGTCAGGTGTGATGCATGCACACGGAGACACGCAGAGGAGGCCCTTGAGGCAGGTATAACAGAGGGGGAACTGGCAGAGGCCGCGGCGGTGGCGGCACTGATAAGGGCCGGCTCTGCAATGAACACGGCCTCAGCCATATTCAGGGACTGA
- a CDS encoding metal-dependent transcriptional regulator, translating into MELTRSMENYLETLYRLSSHGIVKTSDLSSRMNVRPASVTQMLKRLHEMGLVIYHPYLGAELTDEGREIAEMVLRRHMILECFFHNVLGMDLDSSYEEASRMKHELFRETELALMRYLRNPARCPHGIPIP; encoded by the coding sequence ATGGAACTCACAAGGAGCATGGAAAACTACCTCGAGACATTATACAGGTTAAGTAGTCACGGGATCGTTAAAACCTCTGACCTGTCATCAAGGATGAACGTCAGACCAGCCAGTGTAACCCAGATGCTCAAGAGACTCCATGAAATGGGCCTTGTCATCTACCACCCATACCTGGGGGCTGAACTCACAGATGAGGGAAGGGAGATTGCAGAGATGGTTCTAAGGAGGCACATGATCCTGGAGTGCTTCTTCCACAACGTCCTTGGAATGGACCTCGACTCATCCTATGAGGAGGCCTCCCGCATGAAGCACGAGCTCTTCAGGGAAACAGAGCTGGCACTCATGAGGTACCTGAGGAACCCGGCAAGGTGCCCCCACGGCATACCCATACCCTGA
- a CDS encoding TIGR04076 family protein, which produces MDVLEIRVHEIRGKCPVHREGDRITVDDHEIDLERTDALCTHALSTILHYTTILERNWCPVELGLTVDGDEEHAYMQCVDPGEPYTDGGTVIFQVRGLR; this is translated from the coding sequence ATGGATGTGCTTGAGATACGCGTGCATGAGATAAGGGGTAAGTGCCCGGTGCACCGGGAGGGGGACCGGATAACAGTTGACGACCATGAGATAGACCTTGAAAGGACAGACGCCCTCTGCACACACGCCCTATCCACGATCCTGCACTACACCACAATCCTTGAGAGGAACTGGTGTCCTGTGGAACTTGGACTCACAGTGGACGGCGACGAGGAGCACGCCTACATGCAGTGCGTGGACCCTGGCGAACCCTACACAGATGGCGGCACAGTCATATTCCAGGTTAGGGGACTCAGATAA
- a CDS encoding Mth938-like domain-containing protein, which produces MFSDCRFGSVTYRGREYRSDIVVHVDGSVTPRRKEISRRKYGTSHVMAEEELEELLEEKPESIIIGSGVHGALETGFRSDATVLPTCEAIKRYNEERSAGRRVAAIIHVTC; this is translated from the coding sequence ATGTTCTCAGACTGCAGATTCGGCTCCGTGACCTACAGGGGACGTGAATACAGATCAGACATCGTGGTGCACGTTGATGGGAGTGTGACACCAAGGAGGAAGGAGATATCAAGGAGGAAATACGGGACATCCCATGTCATGGCAGAGGAGGAACTTGAGGAACTCCTGGAAGAGAAACCTGAATCCATAATCATAGGCTCAGGGGTCCATGGAGCCCTTGAAACCGGGTTCAGATCAGATGCAACAGTTCTTCCCACCTGTGAGGCCATAAAGAGGTACAATGAGGAGAGGAGTGCCGGTAGGAGGGTTGCGGCCATAATACATGTGACCTGCTAA
- a CDS encoding M48 family metallopeptidase, producing the protein MDRFMAGDLEVRCEVIYRRVKNPRIELRFDSLRLILPADFTGDPMEVLSSRSDWIQRKIHEFHEMLERASDMELEYRRDKELRSLVSGFLDHYSDVLGVEYGRVRFRRMRSRWGSCSSRGNLSFNTLLSHLPDRMVEYVVLHELAHLREMNHSPRFWGILESEMPDCTERRRMLRYYWARLYMEGLVD; encoded by the coding sequence ATGGACAGATTCATGGCCGGGGACCTGGAGGTTAGATGTGAGGTCATATACAGGAGGGTTAAGAACCCGAGGATTGAGCTGAGATTCGACAGCCTGCGTCTGATACTCCCCGCAGATTTCACCGGGGACCCCATGGAGGTTCTATCATCCAGGAGTGACTGGATCCAGAGGAAGATCCATGAGTTCCATGAGATGCTTGAGAGGGCATCTGACATGGAACTGGAGTACCGGCGGGATAAGGAACTGAGATCACTGGTCAGCGGATTCCTGGACCATTACTCTGATGTCCTGGGCGTCGAATATGGGAGGGTCCGTTTCAGGAGGATGAGGTCCCGCTGGGGTAGCTGCAGCTCCAGGGGCAATCTGAGCTTCAACACCCTCCTCTCCCATCTCCCGGACAGGATGGTGGAGTACGTGGTGCTCCATGAACTGGCCCACCTCCGGGAGATGAATCACAGCCCGAGGTTCTGGGGTATCCTCGAATCTGAGATGCCGGACTGCACCGAAAGGAGGAGGATGCTGAGGTACTACTGGGCCCGGCTTTACATGGAGGGCCTTGTCGATTAG